A single genomic interval of Aureliella helgolandensis harbors:
- a CDS encoding ABC transporter ATP-binding protein, with the protein MNEPLALDVQHLVHAYGPRKAVDDLALTVGRGEIFALLGPNGSGKTTLFRLISTLARVQSGEIFVFGHSVKTETALVRAQLGVVFQSPSLDPKLTVAENIRCQAALYGLRGEVLAERLDEVATQLGLQDRLHTRAEELSGGLKRRAELAKGILHKPRLLLMDEPSTGLDPAARLDLWHALLELRQTAGVTILLTTHLLEEADKADRIAIMHAGKQVAVGAPGDLRSALGDQVLRIHATQREPILAWLRERALTPQVFEQEIRVMGSAAEVIPPLSHQFGSQIQSLTLGQPSLEDVFVAKTGHRFWNEELKDSTPKKKKARR; encoded by the coding sequence ATGAATGAACCTTTGGCACTAGACGTCCAGCATTTGGTGCATGCGTACGGGCCGCGGAAGGCCGTCGATGATTTGGCGTTGACGGTCGGGCGAGGCGAAATTTTCGCTCTGCTCGGACCCAACGGAAGTGGCAAGACGACTTTGTTCCGTTTGATTAGCACTTTGGCTCGGGTGCAGTCCGGTGAAATATTCGTGTTTGGCCATTCTGTCAAAACTGAGACGGCCTTGGTGCGAGCCCAGTTGGGAGTCGTCTTTCAATCGCCAAGCTTAGATCCCAAGTTGACCGTGGCCGAAAATATACGCTGCCAAGCAGCCCTGTATGGGCTTCGCGGCGAGGTCTTGGCTGAACGCTTGGACGAGGTCGCCACGCAACTCGGCTTGCAAGATCGCCTGCATACGAGAGCGGAGGAGTTGTCGGGCGGGCTGAAACGGCGGGCTGAGTTGGCGAAAGGGATCTTGCACAAGCCACGCCTGCTGCTGATGGACGAGCCAAGTACGGGGCTCGACCCCGCAGCGCGGCTCGACTTGTGGCATGCCTTGCTGGAACTGCGACAAACGGCAGGCGTAACGATCCTTCTAACAACGCATCTTTTGGAGGAGGCTGATAAGGCAGATCGAATTGCGATCATGCACGCGGGCAAGCAGGTTGCCGTAGGAGCGCCTGGGGATCTGCGGAGCGCCTTGGGTGATCAGGTCTTGCGAATCCATGCGACGCAGCGCGAGCCGATTTTGGCGTGGTTAAGAGAACGCGCCTTGACGCCTCAGGTTTTTGAGCAGGAGATTCGCGTGATGGGCTCGGCGGCGGAGGTTATTCCCCCACTGTCGCATCAGTTTGGCAGCCAGATTCAATCGTTGACCTTGGGGCAACCGAGTTTGGAGGACGTGTTCGTAGCCAAGACGGGGCACCGCTTCTGGAATGAAGAATTAAAGGACTCGACACCGAAAAAAAAGAAAGCTAGGCGTTAA
- a CDS encoding HAD family hydrolase has product MFDTVIFDLGGVLVDWNPDYVFAPIFQGDAARRQYFYEHVCTHDWNEQQDAGVPLQQATEERVRLFPDWEPEIRAFYGRWEEMLGGPIQGTVDILEQLRQQDRHRLVALTNWSAETFPIALDRYDFLHWFEGILVSGVEKTRKPFPEFFELLFERYAIDPRRAIFIDDNLRNVEAGRALGLTSVRFESSSQLSEELKRLQISAR; this is encoded by the coding sequence ATGTTCGACACAGTCATCTTTGATCTGGGCGGCGTCTTAGTGGATTGGAATCCCGACTACGTCTTCGCTCCAATCTTCCAAGGCGATGCAGCGCGGCGTCAGTATTTCTACGAGCATGTTTGTACGCATGATTGGAATGAGCAGCAGGATGCCGGGGTTCCGTTGCAGCAAGCCACCGAGGAACGGGTCCGTCTGTTTCCAGATTGGGAGCCAGAAATTCGCGCTTTCTATGGCAGATGGGAGGAAATGCTTGGAGGACCTATCCAGGGAACGGTGGATATCTTGGAACAGTTGCGACAGCAGGACCGGCATCGCTTGGTCGCACTCACCAATTGGTCGGCAGAGACCTTTCCCATTGCTTTGGATCGCTACGATTTCTTGCACTGGTTTGAAGGGATTTTGGTTTCCGGCGTGGAGAAGACTCGCAAGCCTTTTCCCGAGTTTTTCGAGTTGCTGTTTGAGCGTTACGCGATCGACCCGCGCCGCGCGATCTTCATTGATGATAATTTGCGGAACGTGGAAGCTGGGCGGGCACTGGGACTCACCTCGGTTCGGTTTGAGTCGTCATCCCAATTGTCCGAGGAATTGAAGCGTTTGCAAATTTCAGCGCGGTGA